The Medicago truncatula cultivar Jemalong A17 chromosome 4, MtrunA17r5.0-ANR, whole genome shotgun sequence genome includes a region encoding these proteins:
- the LOC112418272 gene encoding ATP-dependent DNA helicase PIF1-like: protein MAVLRSRGDIVLATASSGIAATLLPGGRTAHSRFRIPFEIEPSSRCKMPKQGDLAKLMKRATSIIWDEAPMINKYCVEALDRTLQDVMGSNAPFGGEVVIMGGDFRQVLPVITKANKSQMMNACIVRSNLWAITKVLHLRQNMRSMHDHEFAEFLMRIGDGNEPTKSDDMVRVPNEIGIQWEGESSIHNLIQHTFPHLENHVWDASYMVERAILTPKNRDVQMLNDIIIDQFPREEHNLMSFDEVEGDTHNLYQQEYLNTIATGSLPPHILKLKKGAPLMLLRNIDPKYGLCNGTRLLCRGLFRNLLDVEILTGSNAGNRAFLPRIKLKTAEGA from the coding sequence ATGGCAGTTTTGAGAAGTAGAGGAGACATTGTCTTAGCAACGGCTTCATCTGGTATAGCTGCTACATTATTACCCGGTGGAAGAACTGCACACTCTCGATTCAGAATACCCTTCGAGATAGAGCCATCTTCCAGATGCAAAATGCCTAAGCAAGGCGACCTTGCGAAACTCATGAAAAGGGCTACATCAATCATTTGGGATGAAGCCCCCATGATAAACAAGTATTGTGTAGAAGCATTAGATCGAACACTACAAGATGTTATGGGTAGCAATGCACCATTTGGTGGGGAAGTGGTTATTATGGGGGGAGATTTTCGTCAAGTGCTTCCAGTTATTACAAAGGCAAACAAATCGCAAATGATGAATGCATGCATCGTTCGGTCTAATTTATGGGCCATTACAAAGGTCCTACATCTACGCCAAAATATGCGATCAATGCATGATCATGAATTTGCAGAATTTCTTATGCGAATTGGAGATGGCAACGAACCTACCAAATCAGATGATATGGTTAGGGTACCCAACGAAATCGGAATACAATGGGAGGGAGAAAGTTCAATACATAATCTCATACAACATACATTTCCTCATTTAGAAAACCATGTTTGGGATGCATCTTATATGGTAGAAAGAGCCATACTCACTCCAAAGAACCGTGATGTGCAAATGTTGAATGACATAATTATTGACCAGTTTCCTAGAGAAGAACATAATCTAATGTCATTTGACGAGGTTGAGGGTGACACGCATAACTTATATCAACAGGAATATTTAAACACAATTGCAACTGGAAGTTTACCACCACATATTTTAAAGCTAAAAAAGGGAGCTCCATTGATGTTGTTGCGCAACATAGACCCCAAATATGGACTTTGTAACGGGACAAGACTTCTATGTCGTGGTTTATTCCGAAATTTATTGGATGTCGAAATACTAACAGGAAGCAACGCTGGAAATAGAGCTTTCTTGCCCAGGATTAAGCTTAAAACCGCTGAAGGTGCATGA
- the LOC112418273 gene encoding uncharacterized protein has protein sequence MCCKNGNATVTQVAAPEELRQLFSDTTIEGRHFRQNIRGYNHVMSFTSLGVHIDETMHATSRGIYTFPAQGSIYHKIGGFHPNQGSRPRFLQLYIYDTDNELQNRMIENPQLNQVVVRRLQNMLHQYNPFVHNLRQLALQPNVHECRLLIKERPSNQPQYNLPSASQVAAIIIGGDDVTLEHGRDINIFSNDGNLQKVQETMGYYDPLQYPLLFPFGTYGWDLQTRNSSRTKISCRAYYSYMLQIRANDRSILLKSGRLLQQYVVDNYVKIETGRLRWMRRNQNNIRSEVYQGLQDALYDGENNAANVGQRTILPSSFMGSKRDMTQRYQDGMAIVLKDGKPDIFLTMTCNPSWSEITSELGPNQTPQDRPDLLTRIFRSKFEQLKDDVITKGVLGNVKSYMYVTEFQKRGLPHVHMLLIFDNNDKLREPEDYDKVVRAEIPKVESEPQLYEAVLKHMIHGPCGRLDQKSPCMSKEGQCKKRYPKEFVEETRQGNDSYPQYRRQFNEPVSLNRNIHVDNRWVVPYNPWLLLKYDCHINVEVCSSIKSIKYLYKYVYKGPDRVAMEVHRGTNMDEIQQFVDARWICAPEALWRIFKFTLYKLYPSVERLQIHLPNHQQVRYYNHQQIAAVLNDDRNSKTMLTEFFALNQMDPYASNLLYRQIP, from the exons ATGTGCTGCAAAAATGGAAATGCGACAGTTACACAAGTAGCTGCTCCCGAAGAGTTGCGGCAGTTATTTTCAGACACTACAATTGAAGGTCGACATTTTAGACAAAATATTAGAGGTTACAACCATGTTATGTCGTTCACTTCCTTGGGTGTTCATATCGATGAAACAATGCATGCTACAAGTCGTGGTATATACACATTCCCTGCCCAAGGATCAATTTACCACAAAATAGGTGGTTTTCATCCAAATCAAGGTTCTAGGCCGCGATTTTTACAATTGTACATTTATGATACGGACAATGAGCTTCAAAATAGAATGATAGAAAACCCTCAACTAAACCAAGTTGTTGTGCGTAGATTGCAAAATATGCTCCACCAATACAATCCTTTTGTGCATAATTTAAGACAGCTTGCACTTCAGCCAAATGTTCACGAGTGTAGGCTTCTTATTAAGGAGCGTCCATCAAATCAACCTCAATATAATCTCCCATCTGCTTCACAAGTCGCTGCAATTATTATTGGCGGTGATGATGTAACACTGGAACATGGACGTGATATAAACATCTTCAGCAACGATGGAAATCTACAAAAGGTTCAAGAAACAATGGGATATTATGATCCATTGCAATATCCGTTATTGTTTCCCTTTGGTACATATGGTTGGGACCTCCAAACAAGAAATTCTTCTAGAACAAAGATTTCATGTCGGGCATACTATAGTTACATGCTCCAG ATTCGTGCAAATGACCGATCTATATTGTTAAAATCTGGTCGACTTCTACAACAATATGTTGTTGATAACTATGTTAAGATAGAAACTGGAAGACTAAGGTGGATGCGGAGAAATCAGAATAATATTCGGTCTGAGGTATACCAGGGGTTGCAGGATGCCTTATATGATGGGGAAAATAACGCAG cAAATGTCGGGCAGAGGACAATATTACCATCATCATTTATGGGTAGTAAACGAGATATGACACAGAGATACCAAGACGGTATGGCCATTGTGCTTAAAGATGGTAAACCGGATATTTTTCTCACAATGACATGTAACCCTTCTTGGTCTGAGATCACTTCTGAACTTGGCCCTAATCAAACCCCACAAGATCGTCCTGACTTGCTAACAAGAATATTCCGCTCTAAATTTGAGCAATTGAAGGATGATGTCATAACTAAAGGTGTCTTAGGAAATGTTAAAAGTTATATGTATGTAACTGAATTTCAGAAACGAGGTCTCCCGCATGTGCATATGTTGTTAATCTTTGATAACAATGACAAGTTACGAGAACCAGAAGATTATGATAAGGTGGTAAGAGCAGAAATACCAAAGGTTGAATCTGAGCCTCAATTGTATGAGGCAGTCCTAAAACACATGATTCATGGGCCATGCGGTAGGCTGGATCAAAAGTCACCATGCATGAGTAAAGAAGGGCAATGTAAGAAGAGATATCCAAAAGAATTTGTAGAAGAGACCCGTCAAGGAAATGACTCATATCCTCAATACAGAAGACAATTTAATGAACCAGTTTCTCTTAATAGAAATATTCATGTAGATAACAGATGGGTGGTTCCTTATAATCCATGGTTGCTGTTAAAATATGACTGTCATATAAATGTTGAGGTATGCAGCAGCATCAAAAGCATTAAATATCTCTACAAATATGTTTACAAGGGACCTGATCGTGTCGCAATGGAAGTTCACAGAGGAACAAATATGGATGAAATTCAGCAGTTTGTAGATGCAAGATGGATTTGTGCTCCAGAGGCATTATGGAGAATATTTAAATTCACTTTATACAAGTTATATCCCTCCGTTGAAAGACTGCAAATTCACTTACCAAATCATCAACAAGTGCGATATTATAACCATCAACAAATTGCTGCTGTGCTGAATGATGACCGAAATTCAAAAACAATGCTCACAGAATTCTTTGCACTAAACCAAATGGATCCATATGCTAGTAATTTATTGTACAGACAGATTCCATAG